One window of the Nicotiana tabacum cultivar K326 chromosome 4, ASM71507v2, whole genome shotgun sequence genome contains the following:
- the LOC107811589 gene encoding protein neprosin, whose amino-acid sequence MLTEETIRKGHPKIMTSTSSSSSNSIIFSFVAFLLLISSFSTTVLSEHTLKGSSQNLPANQTFRPKQELLKLKKIRSYLKKINKPAVKTIQSPDGDLIDCVLSHLQPAFDHPQLKGMKPLEPPKRPKANDSMNEMKESLQLWTVSGELCPEGTVPIRRTTEKDVLRTSSFRRFGRKIRRGVRHDTLSNDHEHAVAFVNGDQYYGAKASINVWTPRVTDQYEFSLSQLWVISGTFGNDLNTIEAGWQVSPELYGDNYPRFFTYWTTDAYQATGCYNLLCSGFVQTNNRIAMGAAISPRSNVNARQFDIGIMIWKDPKHGHWWLEFGSGLLVGYWPDFLFSHLRRHASMIQFGGEIVNSRSTGYHTSTQMGSGHFADEGFGKASYFRNLQVVDWDNNLIPLSNLHLLADHPNCYDIRAGKNNVWGNYFYYGGPGRNSRCP is encoded by the exons TACTACTGTTCTCTCGGAGCATACTTTAAAGGGTTCAAGTCAAAACCTGCCGGCAAATCAAACTTTCCGGCCAAAGCAAGAATTGCTgaaactcaagaaaataaggtctTACCTCAAGAAAATCAACAAACCAGCAGTCAAAACAATTCAG AGTCCAGATGGGGATCTAATAGATTGTGTTTTATCTCATCTTCAACCAGCTTTTGACCATCCTCAACTCAAAGGAATGAAGCCATTG GAACCTCCAAAGAGGCCTAAAGCTAATGACTCTatgaatgaaatgaaagaaagcttACAACTTTGGACAGTTTCTGGAGAATTATGCCCTGAAGGAACTGTTCCAATTAGGAGAACAACAGAGAAAGATGTCCTAAGAACTAGCTCTTTCCGAAGATTTGGTAGAAAAATTAGAAGAGGTGTAAGACACGACACATTGAGCAATGATCATGAG CATGCGGTAGCTTTCGTGAATGGAGATCAATACTATGGAGCCAAGGCAAGCATTAATGTGTGGACGCCCAGAGTTACAGACCAATATGAATTCAGTCTGTCACAACTTTGGGTCATCTCTGGTACCTTTGGCAATGATCTTAATACCATTGAAGCTGGTTGGCAG GTCAGCCCAGAACTGTATGGAGACAACTATCCTAGGTTCTTCACTTATTGGACG ACGGATGCATACCAAGCCACAGGATGTTACAACTTATTATGCTCAGGTTTCGTTCAAACAAACAACAGGATTGCTATGGGGGCAGCAATATCTCCAAGATCAAATGTCAATGCCAGACAATTTGATATTGGCATAATGATATGGAAG GACCCAAAGCATGGACACTGGTGGCTGGAATTCGGGTCGGGTCTATTAGTTGGGTACTGGCCAGATTTCTTGTTCAGCCATTTGAGAAGGCATGCAAGTATGATACAATTTGGAGGAGAAATAGTGAACTCAAGATCAACTGGATATCACACTTCAACACAAATGGGAAGTGGACATTTTGCAGATGAAGGTTTTGGCAAAGCTTCCTATTTCAGAAACTTGCAAGTAGTTGACTGGGATAATAACTTGATTCCTTTGTCAAATCTTCATCTCTTAGCTGACCATCCTAATTGCTATGACATTAGAGCTGGAAAAAATAATGTTTGGggtaattatttttattatggtgGTCCTGGAAGAAATTCAAGGTGCccgtaa